A single window of Candidatus Palauibacter polyketidifaciens DNA harbors:
- a CDS encoding sugar phosphate nucleotidyltransferase — MIFAAGRGRRLRPLTDATPKALVDFGGVPLLERVAGNLVAAGAHRLIVNAHYLAGQVAAWAEASSLGVPVFVSREDEESPAPMDTSGGLFHARSLFEAREPFLLHNCDVVTEVDLAALYRSHLDGEARDGRLATLAIAERETSRPLLVDGWGVYGRANRDEGWEVVAREPSGADEARECGFCGIHAISPRVFERHAEGGVFSIMDSYMDWIGDGEHVGVFDATGAAWYDIGTPERLEAARRAFGASASADDAAAAETAPSAATGRPPRKGGHGV; from the coding sequence ATGATCTTCGCGGCGGGCCGGGGACGCCGCCTGCGGCCGCTCACCGACGCGACCCCGAAGGCGCTCGTCGACTTCGGCGGCGTCCCTCTGCTGGAGCGCGTCGCCGGAAACCTCGTCGCGGCGGGCGCACACCGGCTGATCGTGAACGCGCACTATCTGGCCGGGCAGGTGGCGGCGTGGGCCGAGGCGTCGTCGCTGGGCGTCCCGGTGTTCGTGTCGCGGGAGGACGAGGAGTCGCCGGCTCCCATGGACACGAGCGGCGGGCTCTTCCACGCGCGGTCGCTGTTCGAGGCGCGGGAACCCTTCCTGCTCCACAACTGCGATGTCGTGACCGAGGTCGACCTTGCCGCGCTGTATCGGTCGCACCTCGACGGGGAGGCGCGGGATGGACGGCTGGCGACGCTCGCGATCGCGGAGCGGGAGACGTCGCGCCCCCTCCTGGTGGACGGGTGGGGCGTGTACGGGCGCGCGAACCGGGACGAGGGGTGGGAAGTCGTCGCGCGCGAGCCGTCGGGCGCGGATGAAGCGCGGGAGTGCGGCTTCTGCGGCATCCACGCGATCTCGCCGCGCGTGTTCGAACGCCACGCGGAAGGAGGCGTCTTCTCGATCATGGATTCGTACATGGACTGGATCGGAGATGGTGAGCACGTCGGGGTGTTCGACGCGACGGGGGCGGCGTGGTACGACATCGGGACGCCCGAGCGGCTGGAGGCGGCGCGGCGCGCCTTCGGGGCGAGCGCTTCGGCGGACGACGCTGCCGCGGCGGAGACGGCCCCTTCGGCCGCCACCGGTCGGCCGCCGCGCAAAGGAGGGCACGGCGTATGA